The proteins below come from a single Sediminispirochaeta bajacaliforniensis DSM 16054 genomic window:
- a CDS encoding VOC family protein gives MKTKFSHVNIISNDWRKLADFYIRVFDCKPKPPERDLSGKWVDTLTDLSNAKIKGMHLLLPGYDIDGPTLEIFEYNENIRNTGKKINVEGFGHIAFAVEDVEQKLNLLLENGGSVVGKLIDAEIDGVGKITVVYAKDIEGNIIEIQKWE, from the coding sequence ATGAAAACAAAATTCTCACACGTGAATATCATTAGCAATGACTGGAGAAAATTAGCTGATTTTTATATCAGAGTATTTGATTGCAAACCCAAACCGCCAGAAAGAGATCTTTCAGGTAAATGGGTTGATACATTAACTGATTTATCAAATGCAAAGATAAAGGGAATGCATTTGCTTCTTCCCGGTTATGATATTGATGGGCCGACATTGGAGATTTTTGAATATAACGAGAATATACGTAATACCGGTAAAAAAATAAATGTAGAAGGTTTTGGACATATTGCCTTTGCAGTGGAAGATGTGGAACAAAAGTTAAATCTTTTATTGGAAAACGGGGGGTCTGTAGTTGGAAAATTGATTGATGCAGAAATAGATGGGGTTGGAAAGATTACCGTAGTTTATGCAAAAGATATAGAAGGCAATATTATTGAAATTCAAAAATGGGAATAA